A single window of Salvia splendens isolate huo1 chromosome 6, SspV2, whole genome shotgun sequence DNA harbors:
- the LOC121808730 gene encoding sodium/calcium exchanger NCL2-like — protein MKRFVVVSSLFLLASSHLVGSRSIADDRSSVSDGGNYLKWPLSATTVTCEPVYGFLPCSTNGLGLLFMIVVYNILLSFGGKYVAAGSDLWLQIIGPGVVGGSVFQFLGTIPQLVIMLLPLLVGSAEEAQARVTSGMGMVLGGVVIMLTLIWGLTIVMGSSDPPEEQQTAQGYNVVTDVQTSWTARLVLVASLPYLILELQNVFTSSSGKKLIILIALLVTIALLVAYILFQSFQPWIQNRCFEFMVDKYAKDKLLTLLTTNGRPNIGKIQKLFNKMDKDNTSSVTPAEIRVLVLGVKMEDDDISTNRVLDEITTYFDTSGDGSIGQEEFVVGMTTLALTLLDLTPAQLTTPGNNISQNPEQEALLSRITSSSQAKSTSWLIYLKATLSLALGFGIALSLSQPLMTSIMAFAKATNVSSFWVSYVVLPLALHYNNILQTIKLASQKSEKTNSLLLSSLYGGVFMGNAISLLPFLVPVYFRDLTSEVSLELHLVLLICLGMGGFASFNTKFPRWTGYVAIALYPISLGTVYVLTSLI, from the exons ATGAAGCGGTTCGTCGTCGTTTCGTCGCTATTTCTCCTCGCTAGCAGCCACCTAGTTGGCAGCCGCTCGATCGCGGATGATCGGAGCTCAGTATCCGACGGCGGCAACTATCTCAAGTGGCCGCTGTCGGCGACTACGGTGACTTGCGAGCCGGTGTACGGCTTCTTGCCGTGCTCCACCAACGGTTTGGGTTTGCTGTTTATGATCGTCGTGTACAACATCTTGCTGTCTTTCGGCGGGAAATACGTCGCCGCCGGCTCCGATCTCTGGCTTCAGATCATCGGCCCGGGCGTAGTCGGAGGCAGCGTCTTTCAGTTCCTCGGCACGATTCCGCAGCTCGTTATAATGCTTT TACCTCTACTTGTGGGTTCCGCGGAAGAGGCTCAAGCACGGGTGACATCGGGGATGGGGATGGTGCTCGGAGGAGTAGTGATCATGCTAACATTGATTTGGGGCCTTACCATCGTTATGGGAAGCTCCGACCCCCCCGAGGAACAACAAACTGCCCAAG GCTATAACGTCGTTACAGATGTCCAAACCAGTTGGACGGCGAGGCTGGTCTTGGTAGCATCACTGCCATATCTCATCCTTGAGCTTCAAAATGTTTTCACCTCCTCCTCGGGGAAAAAACTCATCATTCTTATCGCTCTCCTAGTCACGATTGCTTTGCTCGTTGCTTACATCTTGTTTCAG TCGTTCCAGCCGTGGATACAAAACAGATGTTTCGAGTTTATGGTGGACAAATATGCAAAGGATAAGCTACTGACACTTTTAACAACAAATGGCAGGCCTAATATTGGGAAGATACAAAA GTTGTTCAACAAAATGGACAAGGACAACACTTCATCTGTAACACCTGCAGAAATCAGAGTGCTGGTCTTAGGAGTTAAGATGGAGGATGATGACATTAGCACAAACCGAGTTTTGGATGAAATCACAACATATTTTGACACCTCTGGTGATGGAAGTATCGGTCAGGAAGAGTTCGTAGTAGGCATGACCACCTTGGCTCTAACCCTTTTAGATCTGACACCAGCACAATTGACAACACCAGGAAACAACATATCCCAG AATCCGGAGCAAGAGGCATTGTTAAGTAGAATCACGAGCAGCAGCCAAGCTAAGAGCACTTCTTGGTTGATCTACTTGAAAGCAACTTTATCGTTGGCACTCGGATTTGGTATTGCGTTGTCCCTTTCACAGCCATTGATGACATCAATCATGGCGTTTGCTAAAGCAACAAACGTCTCATCTTTCTGGGTCTCGTATGTGGTTCTACCTCTTGCTTTGCACTATAACAATATCCTCCAAACAATTAAGTTGGCCTCACAAAAGTCAGAGAAGACCAACTCCTTGCTGCTGTCTTcg CTATATGGTGGAGTGTTCATGGGCAATGCTATCAGTCTGCTTCCGTTCCTTGTGCCAGTATACTTTCGCGACTTGACATCAGAGGTCTCATTGGAGCTTCATTTAGTTCTGTTGATATGCCTTGGAATGGGTGGATTCGCTAGCTTCAACACAAAGTTTCCACGTTGGACGGGATATGTAGCAATAGCTCTATACCCTATTTCTCTAGGGACGGTCTACGTTCTTACCTCTCTTATTTGA